Genomic segment of Candidatus Fusobacterium pullicola:
GTATTATAAAAACATTTGGAGGTATAACCACAATGGCTAAAGAAAAATTCGAAAGAAGCAAACCGCACGTTAACATCGGAACAATCGGACACGTTGACCACGGAAAAACAACAACAACAGCAGCTATCTCTAAAGTATTATCAGATTTAGGACTAGCTCAAA
This window contains:
- the tuf gene encoding elongation factor Tu (EF-Tu; promotes GTP-dependent binding of aminoacyl-tRNA to the A-site of ribosomes during protein biosynthesis; when the tRNA anticodon matches the mRNA codon, GTP hydrolysis results; the inactive EF-Tu-GDP leaves the ribosome and release of GDP is promoted by elongation factor Ts; many prokaryotes have two copies of the gene encoding EF-Tu); its protein translation is MAKEKFERSKPHVNIGTIGHVDHGKTTTTAAISKVLSDLGLAQ